From a region of the Mycobacterium intracellulare ATCC 13950 genome:
- a CDS encoding TFIIB-type zinc ribbon-containing protein: MLPVQRFGVTIDQCTGCGGIFLDRGELEQLAEAEAKFYSAQQQPQSPPSPYPPQQQYPAQPVYVEGARPRGFLGGLFGEGYYGGRHGGYRGGHH, from the coding sequence ATGTTGCCGGTGCAGCGGTTCGGGGTGACGATCGATCAATGCACCGGCTGCGGGGGCATATTCCTGGACCGCGGCGAGCTTGAGCAGCTCGCCGAGGCCGAAGCCAAATTCTATTCCGCCCAGCAGCAACCCCAATCCCCTCCGAGCCCCTATCCGCCGCAGCAGCAGTACCCGGCGCAGCCGGTGTATGTCGAGGGCGCCCGCCCGAGAGGCTTTCTAGGCGGGTTGTTCGGCGAGGGTTATTACGGTGGCCGCCACGGAGGTTATCGCGGTGGACACCACTGA
- a CDS encoding YoaK family protein, with translation MPQKLTSKDWPTRLLVLGYGGLLAAVAGFVNSVALLVLAFPVGNLTALTTKLGMDSANPLLYESCMIVLIVFGFLCGAAGAGAMLGGTRTNTGPRHAAVLVGEAALLLAATAGGLAGIKVLLAAAACGLQNGMTSNFRGMTIRTTHFTGTMTDLGFMLGRSRRHGLDTWKATVLVTTVVLFLGGGAAGAVIGGRIGDHALILPATACLTVAAASLLHARRRDSVAARAIFTPEPAPASSH, from the coding sequence ATGCCGCAAAAGCTCACGTCTAAAGACTGGCCGACTCGGTTACTCGTTCTCGGCTACGGAGGGCTGTTGGCCGCAGTCGCCGGGTTCGTCAATTCGGTGGCGTTGCTGGTATTGGCGTTCCCAGTGGGCAACCTGACCGCCTTGACCACCAAGTTGGGCATGGATTCAGCCAATCCGCTGCTGTATGAGAGCTGCATGATCGTGCTCATCGTGTTCGGGTTCCTGTGTGGCGCCGCGGGCGCCGGCGCTATGTTGGGTGGCACGCGGACCAACACAGGCCCGCGCCACGCTGCAGTCCTGGTCGGCGAAGCCGCGCTGCTGCTCGCGGCGACCGCCGGGGGACTTGCGGGAATCAAGGTGTTGCTGGCCGCCGCCGCGTGTGGGCTGCAAAACGGCATGACGTCGAATTTTCGCGGGATGACGATCCGTACCACGCATTTCACCGGCACCATGACCGACCTCGGCTTCATGCTGGGCCGCAGCCGTCGTCACGGGCTCGACACGTGGAAGGCCACGGTTCTGGTCACCACGGTGGTGTTGTTCCTTGGCGGCGGCGCCGCCGGGGCGGTGATCGGCGGCCGAATCGGCGACCACGCCCTGATATTGCCGGCGACCGCCTGCCTCACGGTGGCGGCTGCCAGTCTGCTGCATGCCCGTCGACGTGACAGTGTGGCGGCTCGCGCGATATTCACGCCCGAGCCCGCGCCCGCATCCTCCCACTGA